The Apium graveolens cultivar Ventura chromosome 6, ASM990537v1, whole genome shotgun sequence genome contains a region encoding:
- the LOC141667033 gene encoding THO complex subunit 2-like — translation MEFLQRCIFPRCTFSMPDAVYCAMFVNTLHSLGTPFFNTIYHIDVLICKTLQPMICCCTEYEVGRLGRVLSDTLRTAYLWKKNESIYERECGNMPGFAVYYRYPNSQRVTYGQFIKVH, via the exons ATGGAATTCCTTCAGAGGTGTATCTTTCCACGATGTACATTCAGTATGCCTGATGCCGTTTACTGTGCCATGTTTGTGAATACTCTTCATTCCCTTGGGACACCTTTTTTTAACACTATTTACCACATAGACGTTCTTATATGCAAAACTTTACAACCTATGATATGTTGCTGTACCGAGTACGAAGTGGGTCGACTTGGAAGGGTTTTGTCCGATACACTGAGGACTGCTTATCTTTGGAAG AAAAATGAATCGATATATGAACGTGAGTGCGGGAATATGCCAGGTTTTGCTGTATATTATAGATACCCAAATAGCCAGCGTGTTACATATGGCCAATTTATTAAG